TGGTCAGAAGAGTGAGCGATGGCGATTGCAACAAATCCGTGACTTGTGGTCGTCCCGGATCGAAGTTTGCTTGATCATGAACCATCCGCCCGCCCGTGTGCTTTCGCGTCGTCAGTTTGCCCAGTATTTAGGGGCTGGAGCGGTGATTGCCGCCTCAAACCGTGTGCTGCCGAATTGGTTGACCGCACAAACCGTGACGCCGGCGGCACAGGCGACCCCGTTTTTGGACGGGCTGAATTTTCCTGCGGTGCCGAACAACATGAATGATGGGGTGACGTTGCCGGAAGGTTTTGTCAGCGAGGTGCTGGTGAAGTATGGCGATGTGATCAACGATCGTGGGGAGACTTTTGGTGAGGACGCCGATTATCTCGCATTTGTGTTGGATGACGAATCGCGGGGCTGGCTGTGGGTGAACCATGAGAACAGCTGGTGGTTGAAAGGGGAGGACTTGCTGCGCGGCGTTGGGGGATCGTGTTTGCGTTTGCGCCGTGATGAATCCACCGGGAGATGGAGGCCGGTGGTGAAGGCGGAGGAGAACTTTCGGGTGAACGGATTGGATACCAAGATTCAACTGCTGGGTCCGGCGGCGGGCAGCGACGTGATGGGCGGGGTGACGGAGGTGCTGGGGTCGGTGGGGAACTGCGGTGGTGCGGTTTCACCATGGGGGACCTTTTTTAGTGGGGAGGAGAATTATTATGAGTTCACCGGCGATCCCGATACGCCGGCCGGGGCGGAGGCTCCGGTGCATGAGTTGCCCGAAAATCTGCGTCGTCCAGCGCGGCACTATGGATGGATGGTGGAAATCGATCCGCAGACGCGGGAAGTTTTTAAACACACGGGGTTGGGTCGCTTTGCGCATGAAAACGTGGCGTTTGGTCAGACGGCAGATGGACGTCTGGTTGCCTACCAAGGTGACGACAAGGCGGGCATGCATCTCTACAAATACCTGTCGCGCGGGAAGTATGATGCGGGGGCGGGCAAAGCGGCCAATCGAGCGTTGTTGACGGACGGAACCTTGCATGTGGCGAACCTTGAACAACGTCGTTGGATTCCGCTGGACCCGGAGTTGACGCCTGCGT
This is a stretch of genomic DNA from Phragmitibacter flavus. It encodes these proteins:
- a CDS encoding PhoX family protein, giving the protein MNHPPARVLSRRQFAQYLGAGAVIAASNRVLPNWLTAQTVTPAAQATPFLDGLNFPAVPNNMNDGVTLPEGFVSEVLVKYGDVINDRGETFGEDADYLAFVLDDESRGWLWVNHENSWWLKGEDLLRGVGGSCLRLRRDESTGRWRPVVKAEENFRVNGLDTKIQLLGPAAGSDVMGGVTEVLGSVGNCGGAVSPWGTFFSGEENYYEFTGDPDTPAGAEAPVHELPENLRRPARHYGWMVEIDPQTREVFKHTGLGRFAHENVAFGQTADGRLVAYQGDDKAGMHLYKYLSRGKYDAGAGKAANRALLTDGTLHVANLEQRRWIPLDPELTPALKEQGMTLADICVRTRAASIIAGGSALMRPEDVEIHPQTGEVYCALTSWENAQGKVGAILALREAGGDHGALTFEHEILHEGGQADGLTWQDNLAFGPANELLVTTDYKVDKDKPQPGTPWEQFGNNGLFVVPTSGPDRGKAKRFMSGPLGAELCSPTLSPDRMELWVNVQHPGEGGIGHWPGGGDSQPVSGLVVVKRESGEKGI